A portion of the Streptomyces platensis genome contains these proteins:
- a CDS encoding ATP-dependent Clp protease proteolytic subunit, whose protein sequence is MNSTRNFTDSYARLPEAEARYVIPRFVERTSQGVREYDPYAKLFEERIIFLGVQIDDASANDIMAQLVCLESMDPDRDISLYINSPGGSFTALTAIYDTMQYIKPDIQTVCLGQAASAAAVLLAAGAPGKRMALPSARVLIHQPYTETGRGQVSDLEIKANEILRMRAQMEEMLAKHSSTPIEKIREDIERDKILTADQALEYGIVDQVVVPRNIHMS, encoded by the coding sequence GTGAACTCGACGAGGAATTTTACAGACTCTTATGCGCGACTGCCCGAGGCTGAGGCGCGATATGTGATTCCGCGTTTTGTGGAGCGCACCTCGCAGGGGGTCCGTGAGTACGACCCGTACGCCAAGCTCTTCGAGGAACGCATCATCTTCCTGGGCGTGCAGATTGATGACGCTTCGGCCAACGACATCATGGCGCAGTTGGTATGCCTGGAGTCGATGGACCCGGACCGGGACATCTCCCTCTACATCAACAGCCCTGGCGGCTCCTTCACCGCGCTGACCGCAATTTACGACACCATGCAGTACATCAAGCCCGACATCCAGACAGTCTGTCTTGGGCAGGCGGCCTCGGCTGCGGCCGTTCTGCTGGCGGCGGGAGCTCCCGGAAAGCGGATGGCGCTGCCGAGCGCTCGTGTGCTGATCCATCAGCCGTACACCGAGACCGGCCGTGGCCAGGTGTCCGACCTCGAGATCAAGGCGAACGAAATCCTGCGTATGCGGGCGCAGATGGAGGAAATGCTCGCCAAGCACTCCAGCACGCCGATCGAGAAGATTCGTGAGGACATCGAGCGCGACAAGATTCTCACGGCTGATCAAGCCCTTGAGTACGGGATCGTGGACCAGGTTGTGGTGCCACGCAACATTCACATGAGCTGA
- a CDS encoding thioesterase domain-containing protein — protein MGGSLVCLRASGGRRALVFIHPASGSAASFRALLPHLRSDCSVYAFHSPGIDPDRPRSIEGIARAYLAEFLSADSRSTPVFVGWSFSGPVAVEMARLAEDAGISPAGVILLDSATHEVLGERTTDLATEVGGLFGVDMSQAHAPTVDELLDHAAALIAVASDTPGLTGQDLRPFWDVYSWHQGIFDEGWRASPCRAPLLVIRARDETGWNSASECLGWSEVVGCPVSVAWAGGTHYTMMDDSRLADIARIIEQASDEWGAEPGSPDVAPGLPRNAPHDGVSPVGKV, from the coding sequence GTGGGCGGTAGCCTGGTCTGCTTGAGGGCGTCTGGTGGGCGGCGCGCTTTGGTTTTCATCCATCCCGCGAGCGGGTCGGCCGCATCGTTCCGCGCGCTGTTGCCGCACTTGAGGTCGGACTGCTCCGTCTATGCCTTCCACTCGCCGGGCATCGACCCTGACCGTCCTCGGTCCATCGAAGGTATTGCGCGGGCCTACCTGGCGGAGTTCCTGAGCGCGGACTCCCGCTCCACGCCCGTTTTTGTTGGATGGTCCTTCAGCGGCCCGGTCGCGGTGGAGATGGCGCGTCTTGCTGAGGACGCGGGGATCAGTCCGGCCGGCGTCATCCTCCTGGACAGCGCGACGCACGAGGTCCTGGGAGAGCGAACGACTGATCTCGCCACGGAGGTTGGCGGACTCTTCGGGGTCGACATGTCCCAGGCTCACGCTCCGACAGTCGACGAACTCCTTGACCACGCGGCGGCCCTGATCGCCGTTGCGAGTGACACGCCGGGGCTGACGGGCCAGGATCTGCGCCCCTTCTGGGACGTCTACAGCTGGCATCAAGGGATATTCGACGAAGGCTGGCGGGCCAGTCCGTGTCGAGCGCCGCTTCTGGTCATCCGGGCGCGTGACGAGACCGGCTGGAATTCGGCATCGGAATGCCTTGGGTGGTCCGAGGTGGTCGGTTGCCCTGTGTCCGTAGCCTGGGCCGGAGGTACGCACTACACGATGATGGATGACAGCAGGCTGGCGGACATTGCACGCATCATCGAGCAGGCCAGCGATGAGTGGGGTGCCGAACCAGGCTCCCCCGACGTGGCCCCTGGTCTACCTCGCAATGCACCACACGATGGGGTTTCCCCTGTCGGCAAGGTGTGA
- a CDS encoding oxygenase MpaB family protein yields MVTADLPGPDSLLRRTLGEWRIGLVAWRLLVLQTADPAVAAGMANFSTYRAHPWRRIEHTMDSGKRLFFSDREGLRREVARLERTHRRLAGTDEQGRPFTALDPAVRVWVLVTLYECMTAMRELSGRPLAPPELDQMYGEFRAVCTEFGLSDDLLPATAADVPAYMDRTIRERLEYSEPVHYLLFDMLREAPAPRRLGHLKPAWPLVRTVAAHVIGALTIADLPEAFRERFNLPRTRRAALLSFILHRGMRVLMNALPEHRRYRTPLAGNSSTSQPSTAPTDCPSPPEASPVRLPAPRRRKSADSRPARLRTFFRQVLDQTGDGRISSVDLQAMAHNVCWPLELTPEREARVYAAFETWWQHLRTGMDADDDGQVTCEEFVTAMLTGIDAGPGYLEQGLHVAVRAIFHAADRDGSGHLCADEYRTIFGGSRVHPAELNHGFRQLDHDGDGRITEDEFVQAFTDYFTARTDNTAGSQLLGRP; encoded by the coding sequence TTGGTTACCGCTGATCTTCCTGGTCCTGATTCGCTGCTGCGCCGCACGCTGGGGGAGTGGCGGATCGGGTTGGTGGCGTGGCGGCTGCTGGTTCTGCAGACCGCGGATCCGGCGGTCGCCGCCGGCATGGCCAACTTCTCCACCTACCGCGCGCACCCGTGGCGGCGGATCGAGCACACCATGGACAGTGGGAAGCGGCTGTTCTTCTCCGACCGTGAAGGGCTACGCCGTGAGGTCGCCCGTCTGGAGCGTACGCACCGCCGTCTGGCCGGGACCGACGAGCAGGGCAGACCGTTCACCGCGTTGGACCCGGCGGTGCGGGTGTGGGTGCTGGTCACCTTGTACGAGTGCATGACGGCGATGCGGGAACTGTCCGGACGCCCTCTGGCACCGCCCGAACTGGATCAGATGTACGGAGAATTCCGTGCGGTGTGTACCGAGTTCGGTCTCTCCGACGACCTGCTCCCGGCCACGGCCGCGGACGTGCCCGCGTATATGGACCGCACGATCCGCGAGCGCCTCGAATACAGCGAACCCGTGCACTACCTGCTCTTCGACATGCTCCGTGAAGCACCCGCACCCCGCCGCCTCGGCCACCTGAAGCCGGCCTGGCCGCTTGTGCGCACGGTGGCCGCCCACGTGATCGGTGCGCTGACCATCGCGGACCTGCCGGAAGCCTTCCGTGAGCGCTTCAACTTGCCCCGCACCCGCCGCGCGGCCCTCCTGTCCTTCATCCTGCACCGCGGCATGCGCGTGCTGATGAATGCGCTGCCCGAGCACCGCCGCTACCGCACCCCACTGGCCGGCAACTCCTCAACTTCGCAGCCCTCCACCGCCCCCACCGACTGTCCTTCCCCGCCGGAGGCAAGCCCTGTCCGGCTTCCCGCACCACGCCGCCGCAAGAGTGCCGATTCCCGCCCGGCGCGTCTGCGGACCTTCTTCCGCCAGGTCCTCGACCAGACCGGCGACGGCCGCATCAGCTCGGTCGACTTGCAGGCCATGGCGCACAACGTGTGCTGGCCGCTCGAACTCACCCCTGAGCGCGAAGCCCGCGTCTATGCCGCCTTCGAGACCTGGTGGCAGCATCTGCGGACCGGCATGGATGCTGACGACGACGGACAGGTGACCTGCGAGGAGTTCGTCACCGCCATGCTCACCGGGATCGACGCCGGGCCGGGCTATCTCGAGCAGGGGTTGCATGTCGCGGTGCGGGCGATCTTCCACGCTGCGGACCGCGACGGCAGCGGACACCTGTGCGCCGATGAGTACCGCACGATCTTCGGCGGCTCCCGGGTCCACCCCGCCGAGCTCAACCACGGCTTCCGCCAGCTCGATCACGATGGCGACGGCCGCATCACCGAAGACGAATTCGTCCAGGCCTTCACCGACTACTTCACCGCCCGCACCGACAACACGGCCGGCAGCCAACTCCTCGGACGCCCGTAA
- a CDS encoding type II toxin-antitoxin system Phd/YefM family antitoxin: MAYEIPVTQARAELAELINRVVYGGERVVVTRHGKPLVALVSAAELEQLDSAAQEASERVIGTVSFMSEVPASSSEQSQFGLIARYDSPYGS, from the coding sequence ATGGCTTATGAGATTCCGGTGACGCAAGCCCGGGCCGAACTCGCAGAACTGATCAACCGCGTCGTCTACGGCGGCGAGCGAGTGGTCGTGACCCGCCACGGCAAGCCGCTCGTCGCCCTCGTGTCGGCCGCAGAGCTGGAACAGCTGGACTCCGCGGCACAAGAAGCATCGGAACGGGTTATCGGCACGGTGTCCTTCATGTCCGAGGTACCGGCCTCCAGCAGCGAACAGAGCCAGTTCGGCCTCATCGCCAGGTACGACAGTCCCTACGGGTCCTAG